A genomic window from Silene latifolia isolate original U9 population chromosome 11, ASM4854445v1, whole genome shotgun sequence includes:
- the LOC141611515 gene encoding uncharacterized protein LOC141611515, with amino-acid sequence MSDLAEVFSVRVFSKHGNVSNDELYGSIVVNDYRGSAVLFKRTGDPTSDDFILPDGSLSLRSDRCTEGGLWNLRLKLYQEKGDNHLELCNGFLSISHSEYSSLYQRPMTGIVHGRDGHALVNLVMLTRAVQATVEVSLTADAISLYGHICAKSDFFAKPLNIDEVKYLKTTLLSASKDEPCYTNGRQIPLSRCMTCTPLFGELIIELNLYDTLTDMKMAVDSASFDACESGSETQTIGCIQVKVTWSEPPLF; translated from the coding sequence ATGAGTGATTTAGCGGAGGTTTTCTCAGTACGTGTATTTAGCAAACATGGTAATGTCAGCAATGACGAATTGTATGGGAGTATTGTCGTAAATGACTATAGGGGGAGTGCTGTGCTCTTTAAGCGAACGGGAGATCCGACTTCAGATGATTTTATTCTGCCAGATGGCTCCTTATCTTTGCGATCTGACCGCTGCACTGAGGGGGGACTTTGGAATCTCAGGCTCAAACTCTATCAGGAGAAGGGTGACAATCATCTTGAACTTTGCAATGGTTTTCTCTCAATAAGCCATTCTGAATATTCCTCCTTATATCAGAGACCAATGACTGGTATTGTTCACGGCAGAGATGGCCACGCTTTGGTTAACTTGGTTATGCTCACACGTGCTGTACAAGCTACGGTGGAGGTATCTTTAACAGCTGATGCTATCTCCTTGTATGGCCATATTTGTGCAAAGAGCGATTTTTTCGCCAAGCCTCTCAACATTGATGAGGTGAAATATCTTAAGACCACTCTGTTGAGTGCATCAAAAGATGAGCCGTGTTACACGAATGGTAGACAGATCCCTTTGTCAAGGTGTATGACGTGCACCCCTCTATTTGGGGAACTTATAATTGAGTTAAACTTGTATGATACGCTAACTGATATGAAAATGGCTGTTGACAGTGCATCTTTTGACGCTTGTGAAAGTGGTAGTGAGACTCAAACAATCGGGTGCATTCAAGTCAAGGTCACCTGGTCTGAGCCACCATTGTTTTGA